A segment of the Niveibacterium umoris genome:
CGCCCGACTGGGCTCCGAGTGGCAGCATCAGTCGCGACGGCTTGACGCCGCTCGCCAGTGCTTCCGCCAACTCGGCGACCGAAGGGTGTTCGGTCAGCGTCAGCAAGGATGCCTGCTTGCCGGTGAGGCGCTGCACGCCGGAAAGGATGTCGACGGCTGCAAGGGAATCGCCGCCGAGCTCGAAGAAGTCATCGTCGATGCCGATGTCGCGCCGGTTCAGCGTCGCCTCCCACAGGCCCAGCAGATCCTGCTCAAGCGGGCTGCGCGGCGCACGGCCGGGTTCGCCGACATGCAGCGTCAGCGGCTCCGGCAATGCCGTGTAATCGATCTTCCCGGTGTTGTTGAGGGGCAGCGCGGGCATCAGCGTGATGCCGCTCGGCAGCATGTAATCGGGGAGGCGGCTGCGCAGATGGCGGCTGATCGTGGCACTGTCCTGCAGGCCCGAACCGACCCAGGCATAAAGGCGCTGTCCCAACGCGGTATCGACCAGGCGCACCGCCGCCTGATTGACGCCATCAAACGCGAGCAGGGCAGCTTCCACCTCGGCTGGTTCGATGCGGTAGCCGCGCAGCTTGATCTGGCGATCGCTGCGCCCGAGGAAGTGCAGCGTCCCGTCCATCGCGATCTTGCCGCGGTCCCCGGTGCGGTAGAGCCGCCCGCCCGCCACGAACGGGTCGCCGCAGAAGGCTTGCGCATCGAGATCAGTGCGATTCAGGTAACCCCGCGCGAGCGTGCCGCCGCCCAGATACACGTCGCCCTGGCAGCCGAACGGCACCGGGCGGCGCTGTGCGTCCAGCACATAGACGCGCGAGTCGTCGACCGGGCGTCCCACCGGCAGTACGGCATCGCTGGTGTCGGCGCTGCATTCCCATGCTGTGGCGAAGATGCAGGCTTCGGTGGGGCCATAGACATTGAACAGCCGCGCCCCAGTCTCGCTGATGAAGCGACGCGCCAGCGCTGGCGTGAGTACATCGCCGCCACAGCAGGCCACGCGTAGTCGCAGATCAAGGCCGCGCGCGCCATCAAGGAAGCGACGCAAGGTCGAAGGCACGAAGGCCATCAACGTAACGCCGTGCTGTGCGGCGAAGGCTGCCGTCGATTCGGGCGCAAGGCGGCCGGAAGGCGGCAACGCAACGCTGGCGCCATGGGTGAGCGGCACCACCCATTCGATCAGGGCCGGATCGAAGGTCAATTGGGTCGATTGCGCCGCTCGGTCATCGCGGGTAATGGCCCAGGTCCTGCCGAGCCACGCGACACGCCGGGCGAGCGCTTCATGCGCCACCATCACGCCCTTGGGTCGGCCGGTAGAGCCGGAGGTAAACAGCACATAGGCCAGATCGCGCGCGCTAGGCGCGGGCCAGTCGGGCGCCTGTGGCGGGGCGATTGTGGTGGCGCCCACCACGATGACCTTTCCGTGCAGTGCGCTGAGTCGCTGACGCTCGCCCGGTGCCGTGAGCACCGCAATGGCCGCGCTTTCGGCCAGGATCAGCGCCAGGCGGGCGTCGGGGGCGTCCACGTCGAGCGGCAGGAATGCCGCACCGGCCTTGGCAACCGCCAGCATCGCGACGATCGCGTCGGCCGAGCGCCCCATGCACACTGCCACCACCGTATCCGCCCTGGCGCCGGCCCGGCGCAGCGTGTGGGCGAGGGCGCGTGCGCTGCGGTCGAGTTGGGCGTAGCTCATGCTGCCTTCGTCCCAGACCAGCGCCACCGCATCGGGGGTGCGCGCTGCGTGCGATTCGAACTGGCTGACGAAGGTTTGCGGATCGGCCGTGTGTCGCAACCGCGCATGTACCTGCGTCACCAGCGCGTCGCGTTCATCGCGCGGCACGATATCCAGCTCAGCGAGGCGGCGCTCGGGGGCATCTGCCAGTTCGCAGATCACATGGCGAAGGCGGCGGCTCAGCAAGTCGATCTCGCCCTCGTCAAAGCAGGCGCTGCTGCCTTCCAGTACCAGGTCGAGCGGGCCGTCTTCATCGAATTCGCAGACCGTCATCCCGAGCGGATAGCGGGCGACGCCGGGAAACAATTGCCAGGATCCAACCGCATGGGCCTCGCCAAAGGACACCGCGTAGCCCTGCCGTTCATACGACAGCAGCACGTCGAAAAGGCTGTCGCGGTGGCTGCGGATCGCGTGCAGATGGCGCGCAACTTCGCTCAGCGGGTAACGCGCATGCCGTAGCGCGGCACGCAGGTTGCGGCTGACGGTGGCTATCAGGCTGGCCGCGGTATCGTCGGGCGCTACGGCGATCCGCACCGGCATCACGCCCACGAACATGCCGGGCGTTTCCTTGTAGCGTTTGCCGTTGCGGTTGAGACTTGGTACGCCGATCACGACATCCTGCAGATCTCGCACGCGGCAGAAATAGAGCGCGAGCGCGGCGAGGAAGACACAGAAGGCGGTCTGGCCGGGGCCGCACGCTGCGTCGGCAATGCGCTGGTAGCTGGCTCGGTCGAGTGGCAAACGCGACAGGCGCGAAGCCGGCAGCCGGGTATCGGAAGGTACGTCGCGGGCCGCTGCCGGCGCATGCCGGTCGAACAGCGCAGCGGGCAGGCTGGGCAGCTGCGATTGCCAGAACGCGGCGTCCTTGTCGAATTCCGGGGCGTTGCGGTATGCGGTCGATTCCTCGATGAAGCGCAGGTAGTGGCCCTGCTGGGCCACCGGTGGCGCCTCACCCGATGCCAGCGCCGCATAGTGTTCGCTCCAGCGCCGGATGATCTGGGTGGTGCCCCAGCCGTCCATCACCAGATGGTGGAACTGGATCAGCGCGCAGTGCTCGAGCGGCCCGAAGTGCAGGACAGCAAAGCGCCACAGCGGCACATCATCGAGCCGGTAGGGCGTCTGCAGTGATTTTGCCCACCACGCCTGCACGGCGGTGCGCACGTCATCG
Coding sequences within it:
- a CDS encoding non-ribosomal peptide synthetase encodes the protein MGPSEHHSVAHALLPLSLSQHEVWLDQRAWPDNAHLVIGGCLHMRGPLDVARMQQALDRMVCEYEVLRLVPHESGGQHLLESYRAPLIEVDASGADDVRTAVQAWWAKSLQTPYRLDDVPLWRFAVLHFGPLEHCALIQFHHLVMDGWGTTQIIRRWSEHYAALASGEAPPVAQQGHYLRFIEESTAYRNAPEFDKDAAFWQSQLPSLPAALFDRHAPAAARDVPSDTRLPASRLSRLPLDRASYQRIADAACGPGQTAFCVFLAALALYFCRVRDLQDVVIGVPSLNRNGKRYKETPGMFVGVMPVRIAVAPDDTAASLIATVSRNLRAALRHARYPLSEVARHLHAIRSHRDSLFDVLLSYERQGYAVSFGEAHAVGSWQLFPGVARYPLGMTVCEFDEDGPLDLVLEGSSACFDEGEIDLLSRRLRHVICELADAPERRLAELDIVPRDERDALVTQVHARLRHTADPQTFVSQFESHAARTPDAVALVWDEGSMSYAQLDRSARALAHTLRRAGARADTVVAVCMGRSADAIVAMLAVAKAGAAFLPLDVDAPDARLALILAESAAIAVLTAPGERQRLSALHGKVIVVGATTIAPPQAPDWPAPSARDLAYVLFTSGSTGRPKGVMVAHEALARRVAWLGRTWAITRDDRAAQSTQLTFDPALIEWVVPLTHGASVALPPSGRLAPESTAAFAAQHGVTLMAFVPSTLRRFLDGARGLDLRLRVACCGGDVLTPALARRFISETGARLFNVYGPTEACIFATAWECSADTSDAVLPVGRPVDDSRVYVLDAQRRPVPFGCQGDVYLGGGTLARGYLNRTDLDAQAFCGDPFVAGGRLYRTGDRGKIAMDGTLHFLGRSDRQIKLRGYRIEPAEVEAALLAFDGVNQAAVRLVDTALGQRLYAWVGSGLQDSATISRHLRSRLPDYMLPSGITLMPALPLNNTGKIDYTALPEPLTLHVGEPGRAPRSPLEQDLLGLWEATLNRRDIGIDDDFFELGGDSLAAVDILSGVQRLTGKQASLLTLTEHPSVAELAEALASGVKPSRLMLPLGAQSGDTTLFLAASGHGDLLRFQTLAHALGPRVRLFMLQPPPDGFSGVSDLAARYADEMANTTSGAINIAGFSVGGIAALEAARLLQARGRAVERLILIDTVFPSGMLRRPRFWRLLAWLTRRLYVQELSMNGRRLGAMFADTGLVSQVMALHDYRPQAFAGRACLIKSSGLANWDRWLFRPWLQLSGERMTVRQIAGLHGSVFDADHVDGLAAALLAEVFRDN